A part of Pantoea vagans genomic DNA contains:
- the cho gene encoding excinuclease Cho: protein MARRAAILRPEPDANTIYQYPEHLREWLEGLPNHPGVYTFHGESESLPLYIGKSVNLRSRVMSHFRTPDEAKMLRQSRRVSWIPTAGDLGALLLEAQMIKTQQPLFNKRLRKNRQLCSLQITDGKPNVVYAKDLDFSQSPNLFGLYRSRFAALERLKQLADEYQLCHGLLGLEALSAGRGCFRSALRRCAGACCGKEPVSDHQDRLLEALENVRVFCWPWQGAVGLVEEGKEMTQIHVIDHWFYLGSVSSMDEARKLQRPKGGFDHDGYKILCRPILSGAYPILPL from the coding sequence TTGGCCAGACGTGCTGCCATTCTTCGCCCCGAACCTGACGCGAATACAATTTATCAATATCCTGAACACCTGCGTGAATGGCTGGAAGGTCTGCCGAATCACCCTGGCGTTTATACCTTTCACGGCGAAAGTGAGTCGCTACCGCTCTATATCGGTAAAAGCGTCAATCTGCGTTCGCGGGTGATGTCCCATTTTCGCACCCCTGATGAGGCGAAAATGCTGCGTCAGTCGCGGCGAGTCAGCTGGATCCCTACCGCAGGCGATCTTGGCGCCTTGCTGCTGGAAGCGCAGATGATCAAAACCCAGCAGCCACTGTTTAATAAGCGACTGCGCAAAAACCGGCAGCTCTGTTCGCTGCAGATTACCGATGGCAAACCCAATGTGGTTTACGCAAAAGATCTCGATTTCAGCCAGTCTCCCAACCTGTTTGGTCTCTATCGCAGTCGCTTTGCCGCCCTTGAACGACTGAAGCAGCTTGCGGATGAGTATCAGCTCTGTCATGGCCTGCTGGGTCTGGAGGCGCTGAGTGCGGGACGAGGCTGCTTCCGTTCAGCACTGCGCCGCTGCGCCGGTGCCTGCTGCGGTAAAGAGCCGGTCAGCGATCATCAGGATCGTCTGCTGGAAGCGCTGGAAAATGTCCGGGTCTTTTGCTGGCCGTGGCAGGGTGCCGTAGGTCTGGTGGAGGAAGGCAAAGAGATGACGCAGATCCACGTCATCGACCACTGGTTCTATCTCGGTTCGGTCAGCAGCATGGATGAAGCCAGAAAACTGCAGCGACCCAAAGGCGGTTTTGACCACGACGGCTACAAAATTCTCTGCCGCCCGATTCTGTCGGGTGCCTACCCTATTCTTCCGCTATAA
- the spy gene encoding ATP-independent periplasmic protein-refolding chaperone Spy codes for MRKLTSLLLASSLAFGAATAVHAAADNLTPPPAGSEKAMHKPPMRHGPEMMFKGLNLTDAQKTQMRDIMKESHKDMQRPSLDERRAAHSIIASDSFDQSKAEAQAEKMSANAKEHALKMLETQNKLYNVLTPEQKKQYNANFEKRLTEKGPHEGKMAPPAEPAE; via the coding sequence ATGCGCAAACTGACTTCCCTTTTACTGGCTTCTTCGCTGGCGTTTGGTGCAGCCACCGCCGTCCATGCAGCAGCAGATAACCTGACTCCACCGCCAGCAGGCAGCGAAAAAGCGATGCACAAACCGCCAATGCGTCACGGCCCGGAGATGATGTTTAAAGGTCTGAACCTGACCGACGCGCAGAAAACGCAGATGCGCGACATCATGAAAGAGAGCCACAAAGATATGCAGCGTCCGTCGCTGGATGAGCGTCGCGCAGCCCACAGCATCATTGCCTCTGACAGCTTTGATCAGAGCAAAGCAGAAGCGCAGGCAGAAAAAATGTCCGCCAATGCGAAAGAGCATGCGCTGAAGATGCTGGAAACGCAGAACAAGCTCTATAACGTGCTGACGCCGGAGCAGAAAAAACAGTACAACGCGAACTTTGAAAAGCGTCTGACTGAGAAAGGCCCGCATGAAGGAAAAATGGCACCGCCAGCAGAACCGGCTGAATAA